The following proteins are co-located in the Sebastes umbrosus isolate fSebUmb1 chromosome 24, fSebUmb1.pri, whole genome shotgun sequence genome:
- the pjvk gene encoding pejvakin, translated as MFTAATKNFVKQVGDTGRLIPVPSLSEADRYQPLSLVTRKRKRHFWKKNKYASTPFSLKDILVGEKEITAGVSSYQLLNYEDKSDVALNGRLGNHLINDVGFNISGSDSVAVKASFGIVTKHELEVPTLLRELNSRKVDLDHCLVRQSKESGRTVLCVAVESIRTTRQCSLTVHAGMRGTTMRFQIDDGRNPKGRDKAIVIPAHTTIAFSICELFVRLDGRLDLCVAPESQGGFEREQTITFIIHVVLSNLCADNQTFEELTHSDTYMDDMVTDYYEKAASMTDVSTAYLRESTHTRVNLLKHNIPKGPCALCGMGNQRRETVYGCLECTPGGQKYVRLHVVPCFDLWHKSLR; from the exons aTGTTCACCGCAGCCACTAAGAACTTTGTGAAGCAGGTCGGAGACACGGGGAGGTTGATCCCCGTCCCGAGCCTGAGCGAGGCCGACCGCTACCAGCCCCTCAGCCTGGTCaccaggaagaggaagaggcacTTCTGGAAGAAGAACAAGTACGCCTCGACCCCCTTCTCTCTCAAAGACATCCTGGTAGGGGAGAAGGAGATCACAGCAG GAGTTTCTTCTTATCAGCTCCTCAACTACGAGGACAAATCAGACGTGGCCCTGAACGGCCGGTTAGGAAACCACCTCATCAACGACGTGGGCTTCAACATCAGCGGCTCGGACTCTGTGGCCGTCAAGGCCTCGTTCGGCATCGTCACCAAACACGAGCTGGAGGTGCCCACCTTACTGCGAGAGCTCAACTCCAG GAAAGTGGACCTGGATCACTGCCTGGTGCGTCAGTCCAAGGAGAGCGGTCGGACCGTTCTCTGTGTGGCCGTGGAGAGCATCCGCACCACGCGTCAGTGCTCGCTGACCGTCCACGCCGGCATGAGAGGGACCACCATGAGG TTTCAGATCGACGACGGCAGGAACCCCAAAGGTCGAGACAAGGCCATCGTCATCCCGGCTCACACCACCATCGCCTTCAGCATCTGTGAGCTGTTTGTTCGGCTGGACGGGCGACTCG ATCTTTGTGTAGCTCCGGAGTCTCAAGGTGGGTTTGAGCGTGAGCAG ACCATTACTTTCATTATACATGTTGTTTTATCCAACCTCTGTGCAGATAACCAAACATTCGAGGAGCTCACCCATTCGGACACCTACATGGACGACATGGTCACCGACTACTACGAGAAAGCAGCCAGCATGACGGACGTGTCCACGGCTTACCTGAGAGAGAGCACCCACACAAGGGTCAACCTGCTCAAACACAACATCCCCAAGGGGCCCTGCGCGCTCTGCGGCATGGGCAACCAGAGGCGGGAAACTGTTTACGGATGTCTGGAGTGCACGCCCGGGGGGCAGAAATACGTCCGGCTGCACGTGGTGCCCTGTTTCGACCTCTGGCACAAATCGCTGAGGTGA